A single genomic interval of Candidatus Sulfotelmatobacter sp. harbors:
- a CDS encoding alpha/beta hydrolase, which produces MQATVDGRRIGYDDSGGRGTPLVLLHGFPLDRTVWDDVAGALAGTRVVRIDVRGCGESEPSEGPALMEQLAGDVAALLDRLDVERAALVGHSIGGYVMMAFFRMYAERVAGLSLVASHVAADAAGSAAATSSAEQRTLASGRDALARELETGGTMEPAIASYLPRYLAPPRYERQPELVERLRALMARQNPAGCAQLVRGMQARVSGEDLLADVDVPALVIAGAQDYYLTTATLRGLADAMGADYVELDGVGHVPMMEAPAPTGDALAAFAQRVRG; this is translated from the coding sequence ATGCAGGCCACCGTGGACGGCCGCCGGATCGGCTACGACGATTCCGGCGGTCGCGGCACGCCGCTGGTGCTGCTGCACGGCTTCCCGCTCGATCGCACCGTCTGGGACGACGTCGCCGGCGCGCTGGCCGGCACGCGCGTCGTGCGGATCGACGTGCGCGGCTGCGGCGAATCGGAGCCCAGCGAGGGTCCGGCGCTGATGGAACAACTGGCGGGCGACGTCGCCGCGCTGCTCGACCGGCTCGACGTCGAGCGCGCGGCGCTGGTCGGCCACTCGATCGGCGGCTACGTCATGATGGCGTTCTTCCGCATGTACGCCGAACGCGTGGCGGGGCTCTCGCTGGTCGCCAGCCACGTCGCCGCCGACGCCGCCGGCAGCGCGGCCGCCACGTCGAGCGCCGAGCAGCGCACGCTCGCGAGCGGACGCGATGCGCTCGCGCGCGAGCTCGAGACGGGCGGCACGATGGAGCCCGCGATCGCGAGCTATCTGCCGCGCTATCTCGCGCCGCCGCGCTACGAGCGGCAGCCGGAGCTGGTCGAACGGCTACGCGCCCTGATGGCGCGCCAGAACCCGGCCGGCTGCGCGCAGCTCGTGCGCGGTATGCAGGCGCGGGTGAGCGGCGAGGATCTGCTCGCCGACGTCGACGTTCCCGCGCTGGTCATCGCGGGCGCGCAGGACTACTACCTGACCACGGCCACGCTGCGGGGCCTGGCCGACGCGATGGGTGCCGACTACGTCGAGCTCGACGGCGTCGGGCACGTCCCGATGATGGAGGCGCCGGCACCGACGGGGGACGCGCTGGCGGCGTTCGCGCAGCGCGTCCGCGGCTGA
- a CDS encoding elongation factor G, whose translation MDDIARLRNIAIVGPHHAGKTTLVEALLAHCGAIPRRGSVRDGTTITDCEPEAIDHLQSVCCGFAHAACGPVDLTLVDTPGFVDFFGETKTVLAAVDAAVVVLDADPDRVAQTAAIVDYLEMRKMPHLFFVNKADRPGADFAGTLAALRAAYGPHVVATHLPLGGGEKFGGYVDLATRKAYLDGDARVSEIDVPAQMHDLVEAQRTTLLEALADFDDALMEELLDGKEPPQDEIDRDLCEDCSHDQIVPVLVGSAQENVGVAPLVDAVARLFPSPQTEPRHDVDGRVVEPRADAPVVAQVCKTINHPQQGKLSVVRVFSGTITAQSALVDASRGNATVRLSGIVRLFGKRQEPVTAAGPGSIVALARLENVGTGDTLSSPNAGVLMPTVPLAEPSFAVAIAPAQRLDEAKLSQALARLIDEDPALRVGRAEFTNELQLLGNGEVHVATATERLARKYNVDVKTNPPAVAYRETIRGGTEVHARYKHQTGGHGQFADVKLRFEPRARGSGVTFEEKIVGGVVPRQFFPAVEKGVREALASGGPHGYPVTDLHVTLFDGSFHSVDSSEASFKIAAGMAVRDALEKLGTQVLEPLARVETQVPSASLSGAVAQLTAKRGQILGFEPGEKPGWDRVLALVPQAELGRYATELRTATVGLGTFTAKHERFEFVPERNPTGV comes from the coding sequence ATGGATGACATCGCGCGCCTCAGGAACATCGCCATCGTCGGACCGCACCATGCGGGCAAGACGACGCTGGTCGAAGCGCTGCTCGCACATTGCGGGGCGATTCCCCGCAGGGGATCCGTCCGCGACGGGACGACGATCACCGACTGCGAGCCCGAAGCGATCGACCACCTCCAATCCGTGTGCTGCGGCTTCGCGCACGCCGCATGCGGACCCGTCGACCTGACGCTGGTCGACACGCCCGGCTTCGTCGACTTCTTCGGGGAGACGAAGACCGTGCTGGCCGCGGTCGACGCGGCGGTGGTCGTGCTCGATGCCGACCCCGACCGCGTGGCGCAGACCGCCGCGATCGTAGACTACTTGGAGATGCGGAAGATGCCGCATCTCTTTTTCGTCAACAAGGCCGATCGGCCGGGCGCCGACTTCGCGGGCACGCTGGCGGCGCTGCGCGCCGCGTACGGACCGCACGTCGTCGCGACCCACCTGCCGCTGGGCGGCGGCGAGAAGTTCGGCGGCTACGTCGATCTCGCCACCCGCAAAGCCTATCTCGACGGCGACGCGCGCGTCTCGGAGATCGACGTCCCGGCGCAAATGCACGACCTGGTCGAAGCGCAGCGCACGACGCTGCTCGAAGCGCTGGCCGATTTCGACGACGCGCTGATGGAAGAGCTGCTCGACGGGAAAGAACCGCCGCAGGACGAGATCGATCGCGACCTGTGCGAGGACTGCTCGCACGATCAGATCGTTCCGGTGCTGGTCGGCAGCGCGCAGGAGAACGTCGGCGTCGCACCGCTGGTCGACGCCGTCGCGCGCCTGTTTCCCTCGCCGCAGACCGAGCCGCGCCACGACGTCGACGGCCGCGTGGTCGAGCCGCGCGCCGACGCGCCCGTCGTCGCGCAGGTGTGCAAGACCATCAACCACCCGCAGCAGGGAAAGCTCTCCGTCGTGCGCGTGTTCAGCGGCACGATCACCGCGCAGAGCGCGCTGGTCGACGCCTCGCGCGGCAACGCGACGGTCCGCTTGAGCGGGATCGTGCGGCTGTTCGGCAAGCGGCAAGAGCCGGTCACCGCGGCCGGCCCGGGCTCGATCGTCGCGTTGGCGCGGCTGGAGAACGTCGGCACCGGCGACACGCTGAGCTCGCCCAACGCCGGCGTGCTGATGCCGACCGTCCCCCTCGCCGAGCCGTCGTTCGCGGTCGCGATCGCGCCGGCGCAGCGGCTCGACGAAGCGAAGCTCTCGCAAGCGCTGGCGCGGCTCATCGACGAGGACCCGGCGCTGCGCGTGGGGCGCGCCGAGTTCACCAACGAGCTGCAACTGCTGGGCAACGGGGAAGTGCACGTCGCGACCGCGACGGAGCGGCTGGCGCGCAAGTACAACGTCGACGTCAAGACCAACCCGCCGGCGGTCGCCTATCGCGAGACGATTCGCGGCGGCACCGAGGTGCACGCGCGCTACAAGCACCAAACCGGCGGCCACGGCCAGTTCGCCGACGTCAAGCTGCGCTTCGAGCCGCGCGCGCGCGGCAGCGGCGTGACCTTCGAGGAGAAGATCGTCGGCGGCGTGGTGCCGCGGCAGTTCTTCCCCGCGGTCGAGAAAGGCGTGCGCGAAGCGCTCGCGAGCGGCGGCCCGCACGGGTATCCCGTCACCGACCTGCACGTCACGCTGTTCGACGGCTCCTTCCACAGCGTCGATTCGAGCGAAGCCTCGTTCAAGATCGCGGCGGGGATGGCCGTGCGCGATGCGCTCGAGAAGCTCGGCACGCAGGTGCTCGAACCGCTCGCCCGCGTCGAAACGCAGGTTCCCTCCGCGTCGCTGTCCGGTGCGGTCGCGCAGCTGACGGCCAAGCGCGGCCAGATCCTCGGCTTCGAGCCGGGCGAGAAACCGGGCTGGGACCGCGTGCTGGCGCTGGTCCCGCAAGCGGAGCTCGGGCGGTATGCCACCGAGCTGCGGACGGCGACCGTCGGCTTGGGGACCTTCACCGCGAAGCACGAGCGCTTCGAGTTCGTCCCCGAGCGCAACCCGACCGGCGTGTAG
- a CDS encoding MFS transporter has translation MSTASLTRRWDLRGVSLMAFAHGASDLYSGVLPFVLFYDVARAGLPAWCQGALAFAWYLTSSVAQPLVGAYSDRRGRWWFLPASVALTAVAVSAAAATASMAVLVACVVLGGLGSAVMHPEAGRYSALLGGTRRASAISIYQIGGQVGYGIGPIVAAVLLAHAGGGAAVAMAVPGVLAALGVAALMPAFARDADAVAPRHTARFSFGQVDHVAIGFLVASTALRYLTAAAFAFYLPNLLSARGLPLTASGAIVTAFLIAAALGLYAGGAGADRFGARRVAVLGLLLSVPPLLAGLALHGAPAVVALLIGSALLAVQNAPGVTLAQELLPRHLGTALGLMNGVAFGIGSLGVALIGVVVTRAGADAALTLAALAPLPAALAYLVLRPRSPQEEPRRDA, from the coding sequence ATGTCAACCGCCTCGCTGACCCGCCGCTGGGACCTGCGCGGCGTCTCGTTGATGGCGTTCGCCCACGGCGCGAGCGACCTGTACTCGGGCGTGTTGCCGTTCGTGCTCTTCTACGACGTCGCGCGCGCCGGCTTACCGGCGTGGTGTCAGGGCGCGCTCGCCTTCGCCTGGTATCTGACCAGCTCCGTCGCCCAGCCGCTGGTCGGCGCGTACAGCGACCGTCGCGGGCGGTGGTGGTTCTTGCCGGCGTCGGTCGCGCTGACGGCGGTCGCCGTCTCGGCCGCCGCGGCGACGGCGTCGATGGCGGTGCTGGTGGCGTGCGTCGTGCTGGGCGGCCTCGGCTCGGCCGTCATGCACCCCGAGGCGGGCCGCTATTCGGCGCTGCTGGGCGGGACGCGGCGGGCCTCGGCGATCTCGATCTACCAGATCGGCGGCCAGGTCGGCTACGGGATCGGCCCGATCGTCGCGGCCGTGCTGCTGGCGCACGCCGGCGGCGGCGCGGCGGTCGCGATGGCGGTGCCGGGCGTGCTCGCCGCGCTCGGCGTGGCGGCGCTGATGCCGGCCTTCGCCCGCGACGCCGACGCGGTCGCGCCGCGCCACACCGCCCGCTTCTCGTTCGGGCAGGTCGACCACGTCGCCATCGGCTTCCTGGTCGCCAGCACGGCGCTGCGCTACCTGACGGCCGCCGCGTTCGCGTTCTACTTGCCGAACTTGCTCAGCGCGCGCGGCCTGCCGCTGACGGCCAGCGGCGCGATCGTCACCGCCTTCCTGATCGCGGCGGCGCTCGGGCTCTACGCCGGCGGCGCCGGCGCCGACCGCTTCGGCGCGCGCCGCGTGGCGGTGCTCGGGCTGCTCCTCTCGGTGCCCCCGTTGCTGGCCGGCCTGGCCCTCCACGGTGCGCCGGCGGTGGTGGCCCTGCTGATCGGCTCGGCGCTGCTGGCCGTCCAGAACGCGCCCGGGGTCACCCTGGCCCAGGAGCTGCTGCCCCGGCACCTGGGGACGGCGCTCGGTCTGATGAACGGGGTGGCCTTCGGGATCGGCTCGCTGGGGGTCGCCCTGATCGGGGTCGTGGTCACCCGCGCCGGCGCCGACGCGGCGCTCACCCTGGCCGCCCTGGCGCCGCTGCCCGCGGCGCTGGCCTATCTGGTCCTGCGGCCACGCTCCCCGCAGGAGGAACCTCGCCGGGACGCGTAG
- a CDS encoding branched-chain amino acid ABC transporter permease, whose product MLLLLVVAVAAWLLPPYYTGLIALVGLYSLVTIGLNLFMGYAGQVSLGQAAFFGIGAYGSAVLATRYGVSPWIGTIVGAILAAVVAYALSFVALRLRENLLALATLALGIVIGVVFSQWDYLGGTSGIKGIPGFALGPHLFGLRDYAVLAFAVLAIGVWFAGNLVRSSFGRALIAVSAGELGAQALGVDAERLRRQTFVLSAVYAGVAGGIYASYQSYIDPTQFGFLLSVQFVLMSVIGGIRSLWGAVIGAAVVVALGQVLQAVVPLVLPSARGDFQQFFLGIILVAMLILLPRGIAGRLAEGRA is encoded by the coding sequence GTGCTCCTGCTGCTCGTCGTCGCCGTGGCGGCGTGGCTGTTGCCGCCGTACTACACGGGGCTGATCGCGCTGGTCGGGCTCTACAGCCTGGTGACGATCGGGCTCAACCTGTTCATGGGCTACGCCGGACAGGTCTCGCTCGGACAGGCCGCGTTCTTCGGCATCGGCGCGTACGGCTCGGCGGTGCTGGCCACGCGCTACGGCGTCTCGCCGTGGATCGGCACCATCGTCGGGGCGATCCTCGCGGCGGTCGTCGCCTACGCGCTCAGCTTCGTCGCGTTGCGCCTGCGCGAAAACTTGCTGGCGCTCGCGACGCTCGCGCTGGGGATCGTCATCGGCGTCGTCTTCAGTCAGTGGGACTATCTCGGGGGCACCTCGGGGATCAAAGGCATCCCCGGCTTCGCGCTCGGCCCGCACCTCTTCGGACTGCGCGACTATGCGGTGCTGGCGTTCGCGGTGCTCGCGATCGGCGTCTGGTTCGCCGGCAATCTCGTGCGTTCGAGCTTCGGGCGCGCGCTGATCGCGGTCTCCGCGGGCGAGCTGGGCGCGCAAGCGCTGGGCGTGGACGCGGAACGGCTGCGCCGCCAGACGTTCGTGCTCTCCGCCGTCTACGCCGGCGTCGCCGGCGGCATCTACGCCTCGTACCAGTCGTACATCGATCCGACGCAGTTCGGCTTTCTGCTCTCGGTACAGTTCGTGCTGATGTCGGTGATCGGCGGGATCCGCTCGCTGTGGGGCGCGGTGATCGGCGCCGCCGTCGTCGTCGCGCTCGGCCAAGTGCTGCAGGCCGTCGTCCCGCTGGTGCTGCCCAGCGCGCGCGGCGACTTCCAGCAGTTCTTCCTCGGAATCATCTTGGTCGCGATGCTGATCCTTTTGCCGCGCGGTATCGCCGGCCGCCTCGCGGAAGGCCGGGCCTGA
- a CDS encoding branched-chain amino acid ABC transporter permease: protein MLLSSIWQYVLAGVVVGAIYALVAAGFVLIYQVTGIINFAQGEFTMIGAMTAASLAAAGMPLPLAALLAVLAAAVVGALCYLLAIRPAAKATGVTLIFITLGLDVAIRGAGLFVWGTNPLSLNAFSSGTAITIFGGVLPPQAPWVLATDLVVFAGLYLFFRHTYAGTAVRAAVANPPIASTFGIPLRAFAFWSFVVAAAIGGLGGVVIAPIQSPTFDMGLNLGLAGFVAAVLGGLDSLPGALLGGFVLGIVENVAGGLLSTGWEEGIGFLILVIVLVLRPQGLLGRAARRA from the coding sequence GTGCTGCTGTCCTCGATCTGGCAATACGTGCTGGCCGGCGTCGTCGTCGGCGCGATCTACGCGCTGGTCGCGGCCGGCTTCGTGCTGATCTATCAGGTGACCGGGATCATCAATTTCGCGCAGGGCGAGTTCACCATGATCGGCGCGATGACGGCGGCCTCGCTGGCCGCGGCCGGGATGCCGTTGCCGCTGGCCGCGCTGCTGGCCGTGCTGGCCGCCGCCGTGGTCGGCGCGCTCTGCTATCTGCTGGCGATTCGACCGGCGGCGAAGGCGACCGGGGTGACGCTGATCTTCATCACGCTCGGTCTCGACGTCGCGATACGCGGTGCCGGCCTGTTCGTCTGGGGCACCAACCCGCTCAGCTTGAACGCGTTCAGCAGCGGGACGGCGATCACCATCTTCGGCGGCGTGTTGCCGCCGCAAGCGCCGTGGGTGCTCGCGACCGACCTCGTCGTGTTCGCGGGGCTGTACCTGTTCTTCCGGCACACCTACGCGGGGACGGCGGTGCGCGCGGCGGTCGCGAACCCGCCGATCGCTTCGACCTTCGGCATCCCGCTGCGCGCGTTCGCGTTCTGGAGCTTCGTCGTCGCGGCGGCGATCGGCGGACTGGGCGGCGTGGTCATCGCGCCGATCCAGAGCCCGACCTTCGACATGGGACTCAACCTGGGCTTGGCCGGCTTCGTCGCCGCGGTGCTGGGCGGACTGGACAGCCTGCCGGGCGCGTTGCTGGGCGGTTTCGTGCTCGGCATCGTCGAGAACGTCGCCGGCGGTTTGCTCTCGACCGGATGGGAAGAAGGCATCGGCTTTCTGATCCTGGTGATCGTGCTCGTGCTGCGACCGCAGGGGCTGCTCGGACGAGCGGCGCGCCGCGCGTGA
- a CDS encoding ABC transporter ATP-binding protein translates to MTAGAPASTATLAVRGVTMRFGGVVAVDDVAFTARGGEVLGVMGPNGAGKTTLFNVISGVQRPTAGSVELDGTVLTGMSVDRVAGHGVTRTFQTPVMFWGLTVRESVAVALAARETGRVYPPPPVHGLVPSGLGLPGRRARDEALREQADALLAAAGIAHMGDRVTESLAFGEERLLEMTRALAMGPRVLLLDEPLSGLNPDEIADVIRAVRAARADGIAVLLVEHAVGELLGVADRVVVLDHGRTIAQGDPKAIAADPVVIDAYLGDELE, encoded by the coding sequence GTGACGGCCGGCGCGCCCGCGTCGACCGCGACGCTCGCGGTGCGCGGCGTGACGATGCGCTTCGGCGGCGTCGTCGCGGTCGACGACGTCGCCTTTACCGCGCGCGGCGGCGAAGTGCTGGGCGTCATGGGGCCCAACGGCGCCGGCAAGACGACGCTCTTCAACGTCATCAGCGGCGTGCAGCGCCCGACCGCCGGCAGCGTGGAGCTCGACGGCACGGTGCTGACGGGGATGAGCGTCGACCGCGTCGCCGGCCACGGCGTGACGCGTACGTTCCAAACGCCGGTGATGTTCTGGGGGCTGACGGTGCGCGAGAGCGTCGCCGTCGCGCTGGCCGCGCGCGAGACGGGCCGCGTCTATCCGCCGCCGCCGGTGCACGGGCTGGTGCCCAGCGGGCTGGGTTTGCCCGGACGGCGCGCGCGCGACGAAGCGTTGCGCGAACAGGCCGATGCGCTGCTGGCCGCGGCCGGGATCGCACACATGGGCGATCGCGTCACCGAGTCGCTGGCGTTCGGCGAAGAGCGGCTGCTGGAGATGACGCGCGCGCTGGCGATGGGCCCGCGCGTGCTGCTGCTCGACGAGCCGCTCTCCGGGCTCAACCCCGACGAGATCGCCGACGTCATCCGCGCCGTGCGTGCCGCGCGGGCCGACGGCATCGCGGTGCTGCTGGTCGAGCACGCGGTGGGCGAGCTGCTCGGCGTGGCCGACCGCGTCGTCGTGCTCGACCACGGGCGCACGATCGCGCAGGGCGACCCCAAGGCGATCGCGGCCGATCCGGTGGTGATCGACGCCTACCTCGGAGACGAGCTCGAATGA
- a CDS encoding ABC transporter ATP-binding protein translates to MNDDAPVLQVENVSTTRGRVQVLWDVSLQVGRGETVALVGPNGAGKTTLVGSITGLIPPFAGSVRVRGEDVTGNAPRAMAKRRVALVPERRGIFAPLTVRENLMLGAYSRRASRAELAADVADVLELFPALRRYIDALAGSLSGGEQQMVAIGRALMAKPELLLLDEPSLGLAPKVRAENFGALARLAERGVTILLVEQNLRLAAKICSRAYMMQRGRVVGTESSDELARSARRVYLEL, encoded by the coding sequence ATGAACGACGACGCGCCGGTCCTGCAGGTCGAGAACGTCTCGACGACGCGCGGGCGCGTGCAGGTGCTGTGGGACGTCAGCCTGCAGGTCGGCCGCGGCGAGACGGTCGCGCTGGTCGGTCCCAACGGCGCCGGCAAGACGACGCTGGTCGGCTCGATCACCGGCTTGATCCCGCCGTTCGCCGGCAGCGTGCGCGTGCGCGGCGAGGACGTCACGGGCAACGCGCCGCGGGCGATGGCGAAACGGCGCGTCGCCCTGGTGCCGGAGCGGCGCGGAATCTTCGCGCCGCTGACGGTGCGCGAGAACCTGATGCTAGGCGCGTATTCGCGGCGCGCGTCGCGGGCGGAGCTGGCGGCCGACGTGGCCGACGTGCTCGAGCTGTTTCCCGCGCTGCGGCGCTACATCGACGCGCTGGCCGGTTCGCTCTCGGGCGGCGAGCAGCAGATGGTCGCGATCGGCCGCGCGCTGATGGCGAAGCCGGAGCTGCTGCTGCTCGACGAGCCGAGCCTCGGTCTCGCGCCCAAAGTGCGCGCGGAGAACTTCGGCGCGCTCGCGCGACTCGCCGAGCGCGGCGTCACGATCCTGCTCGTCGAGCAGAATTTGCGACTGGCCGCCAAGATCTGTTCGCGCGCGTACATGATGCAGCGTGGCCGCGTCGTCGGCACCGAATCGTCGGACGAGCTGGCGCGCTCGGCCCGGCGCGTCTACCTGGAGTTGTAG
- a CDS encoding ABC transporter substrate-binding protein has protein sequence MRSSLRLAAGALGLALICSVAPSRPVAAAGEPYVIGAILSESGPGATLGRPEADSMQLAVDDINKAGGIAGRQIKLTILDDQSDATTAVNDFRKLEDDHPIAIFGTPLTPTSLALVDEAQKAQIPLVSFASSASVVTPVDQHKWIFKIPINDTEVAKAMQAYMKKHGQTKVSFIYRNDDYGKTGRAHFLEAGKAEGFTEVSSDAIDATAGDATTQLTHVKAANPQALICWTTLPSANVILRGFRELGLTMPLYYSDGAATGVFPKQAGPAIDGTYIATMKVNVADQLPEGDPTKRPLDHYIAAFDAGYPKDAPVSIFGTWGYDGVGFLKAALEKLNGKNVTAATLRDQFEHTTFVGVSGTFRFSPSQHYGLSESDVLVSQIQHGKFTIVH, from the coding sequence ATGCGTTCGTCCCTTCGTCTCGCCGCGGGCGCACTCGGTCTCGCGCTGATCTGCTCGGTCGCACCGAGCCGGCCCGTCGCCGCGGCCGGTGAACCGTACGTCATCGGCGCCATCCTCTCCGAGAGCGGGCCGGGTGCGACGCTCGGGCGCCCCGAGGCGGACAGCATGCAGCTGGCCGTCGACGACATCAACAAGGCGGGCGGGATCGCGGGCCGCCAGATCAAGCTGACGATCCTCGACGATCAGTCCGACGCGACGACGGCGGTCAACGACTTCCGCAAGCTCGAGGACGATCACCCGATCGCGATCTTCGGTACGCCGCTCACGCCCACGTCGCTCGCGCTCGTCGACGAGGCGCAAAAGGCGCAGATCCCGCTGGTGTCGTTCGCATCGAGCGCGAGCGTCGTCACGCCGGTCGACCAGCACAAGTGGATCTTCAAGATCCCGATCAACGACACCGAAGTCGCCAAAGCGATGCAGGCCTACATGAAGAAGCACGGCCAGACCAAGGTCTCGTTCATCTACCGCAACGACGACTACGGCAAGACCGGGCGCGCGCACTTCCTGGAGGCCGGGAAGGCCGAGGGCTTCACCGAGGTCTCGAGCGACGCGATCGACGCGACCGCCGGCGACGCGACGACGCAGCTCACGCACGTCAAGGCCGCCAACCCGCAGGCGCTGATCTGCTGGACGACGCTGCCGTCGGCCAACGTCATCCTGCGCGGCTTCCGCGAGCTGGGCTTGACGATGCCGCTCTACTACTCCGACGGCGCCGCGACGGGCGTGTTCCCCAAGCAGGCGGGGCCGGCGATCGACGGGACGTACATCGCGACGATGAAGGTCAACGTCGCCGACCAGCTGCCCGAGGGCGACCCCACGAAGAGGCCGCTCGACCACTACATCGCCGCGTTCGACGCCGGGTATCCGAAGGACGCGCCGGTCAGCATCTTCGGCACCTGGGGCTACGACGGCGTCGGCTTCCTCAAGGCCGCGCTCGAGAAGCTGAACGGCAAGAACGTCACGGCGGCGACGCTGCGCGACCAGTTCGAGCACACGACCTTCGTCGGCGTCTCGGGGACGTTCCGCTTCTCGCCCAGCCAGCACTACGGACTCTCCGAGAGCGACGTGCTCGTCTCGCAGATCCAGCACGGCAAGTTCACCATCGTTCATTAG
- a CDS encoding thiamine pyrophosphate-dependent dehydrogenase E1 component subunit alpha, translating into MTQAERERAYRAFSLARALDERMWRLARAGRAHFAVPCSGHEAIGIGYALALQPGLDWLSPHYRDLAALLVLGMQPREVMLCFFSRPSDPNARGRQPYAHFGSRRLHVLSQQGPQPNHCTHGVGCAWASKLLGDGSVSVVAFGDGGAQKGEVHESMNLAVVHRLPVVFVIHRNGWTQSVKRADEYATETLVERAAGYGMPGHAVDGMDLEAMFAAAGTAVARARAGEGPSLIDAACVRFLPNTSNDDDTRYRDPAEVSAARATLDPLVRARALVDPAFADRADAEAAAAADDAAEWAEAQPLGDPATVAEHAYA; encoded by the coding sequence ATGACCCAAGCCGAGCGGGAGCGTGCGTACCGCGCGTTCTCCCTCGCGCGGGCACTCGACGAACGGATGTGGCGGCTCGCGCGCGCGGGCCGTGCCCACTTCGCCGTGCCGTGCAGCGGCCACGAAGCGATCGGCATCGGCTACGCGCTGGCGCTGCAGCCGGGGCTGGATTGGCTCTCGCCGCACTACCGCGACCTGGCCGCGCTGCTCGTGCTCGGCATGCAGCCGCGCGAGGTGATGCTGTGCTTTTTCTCGCGCCCGTCCGATCCGAACGCGCGCGGGCGCCAGCCGTACGCGCACTTCGGCTCGCGGCGGCTGCACGTGCTCTCGCAGCAAGGACCGCAGCCCAACCACTGCACGCACGGCGTCGGCTGCGCCTGGGCCTCAAAGCTGCTGGGCGACGGCAGCGTTTCGGTGGTGGCGTTCGGTGACGGCGGGGCGCAGAAAGGCGAGGTCCACGAGTCGATGAACCTGGCCGTCGTCCACCGCTTGCCGGTCGTGTTCGTGATCCATCGCAACGGCTGGACGCAGTCGGTCAAGCGCGCCGACGAGTACGCGACCGAGACGCTGGTCGAGCGCGCCGCCGGCTACGGGATGCCGGGGCACGCGGTGGACGGCATGGACCTCGAGGCGATGTTCGCCGCGGCCGGCACCGCCGTCGCGCGCGCCCGCGCCGGCGAAGGCCCCTCGCTGATCGACGCCGCCTGCGTGCGTTTTCTTCCCAACACCTCGAACGACGACGACACGCGCTACCGCGATCCGGCCGAGGTCAGCGCCGCGCGCGCCACGCTCGACCCGCTCGTGCGCGCACGCGCGCTGGTCGACCCCGCGTTCGCCGACCGTGCCGACGCCGAGGCCGCGGCGGCGGCCGACGACGCCGCCGAGTGGGCGGAGGCCCAGCCGCTCGGCGATCCGGCCACCGTCGCGGAGCACGCCTATGCGTGA